The Arachis duranensis cultivar V14167 chromosome 9, aradu.V14167.gnm2.J7QH, whole genome shotgun sequence genomic sequence GATGATGAGGTGAAGAAAATGAACATGGTAAAGAACAATTTGGCTCAGCACTGCTTGTTCCTGCTCCCTGATAACAATTTTCAAATACATTTGTTAGGGAACCACAACAAAAAATAGGTTTAAAGTTTgatatttttatgaaataaataaatattttttaaaacatttataATGATGAGGATAAAAAACTAGTGCACTAAAAGTAATAAGAGACTCGATATTTAAAGCATTAAAATGTGAGAATGTAAGCAGAGTTGAGAAGCTAACAGGTGCAAACAACACTCCTCTGAAAATTCTTCCATTCACGGTTGCAGTCATGAGCAACCCCGAATCGAAGGCTCCGTCGACCTTCCCTCGAACTTCAGCACCAATCTAGGATTGAAAAGAAAGGACTAAAACTCTTAAGTAACATGAAACAGGAAAAATTGTAAAACAGGATAAGGAAATTTTGTTAGCATAGTTGAATTCTGAAATTTTGAAAGCAAAATGATCTACCAGATGCTGAACGTGTCCTCGCGCTACCGGCTTCTGATCTGCGGCTTCTTGTTTCTGTTGATGATCTAGGAGATGAAGATCTGGTGGTTGTGGACTTCTTTGTGTGACATTGTTTAAACTCAAAGATTTCTTATTACTCAAGCCATTTTCATTGCTTGGAATTCTATTGATATGTTTGAACAAATGATACCGTTGCGAATCCATGGCGGATGCATTCACCTTTTGACCTGGGGTCTGTTCTTGATCGGACTGAGATGGCGAAGAATGCTGCGAATGCGAAAGAGAATGCTCTTCTTGCTCTGAATCAACATCCCACACCTTCGCAGCCgcaattcttcttctcttctgtTGCAAAATACCTGCATCGAATCGCATCTTCGGCCAATAATTAGTCCTTGAATGATGAAATGTCCTTTTTCTCACAAAATGTGATCTTAAAAAAAACAAGTCTTAACTTAACCCCACCTGAATCAAACTGATAAGGCTGCGCTTTCTCCGAAACTAGTTCGCAACCCCATTTTCCTAGTCCTTCTGTTGGTGGCATATTCTGCTTCGAAAAACATTGGTTAGTACAAAATTTTGTAAGAGAAATAAAACTATTACATGAACAAGTACATAATGAGATTCTGTACCAAGTTGTTATCTGCTTCTGGAATAGTCCTCTTTTCTTGATTCCAATAAGTTCCAAAAACTTTGCACATCGAAATGTTATGGCCTCCGATCGGATGCTCCCCTCCAAGCTGCAATACTAACAATTCATTTAGAGGACGTTCGTCTTCTCCACACCTGCTATAAGATAACATCAAATTATCATATTAACCAAAGGATATAGAAAGTGAAGTATAAAATTTGTCATGTTTATAAAGTAGGATAGGGTTAGTTAATTAGTTCACAAGGAAACTACCCCCCAAACATGGCAATGTCCATGTCCATGACAATGGCCGTATGAGAAAACCGCCCTTGCGGCTGTTGACCACCAGCATCGAGTTGAGTCCACAAACAAGTGCAGATATCAAAGACCCAAATGTCGTTATAATAACGGTTATCTCCTACTCCTCCAATGATGTACACCTATAAAGTATGTAGTGTTCATTTGCTTAGTTAAGAGTATCATACATTTATTACTAAATCttttaaagaaagaaagaaaaaaggatgCAGAAGAACTTACCTTGGTACCAATATTCACGGCGGCATGACCAGCCCTTACTCCTGGTGAAGAACCTTGAATTTTCAACTAGAATTGAATTGCAAATTTAAGGAAAAACCATTAAGACCCATGAAGTTGAAAAACATGAATTGCaattttgtataatataaaGATATTGCATCCTAAAAATATTGCTAAATACTAAATGACACACAAATTTGATATTTACACTTGTGTTGGAATTCATTTAGTAGTTAGGAGGATACCTTTGACCAAGTCATTGTTTCCATATCAAGCATACTAAGATCCCCATGATAGTGATCGCCACAATCTCCGCCATACACAACAAGCTTGTTGCCTATTGCAAGAGTTGTGTGACTGTCCCTGGGGACAGGGAATTCGCCTTTCAACAAAGGCGAACTCCATTTCATTGTTCTAAGGTCTAGAATGTGCAAATCATTCAAGTAGTTTGCCTCGCCTTCACCGCTACCACCAAAGATAACTATCTTCTTGTCACCAACAAGAGTGGCAGTGTGACTCTCCCTCGGCGAAGGAGGAGTCCCATGACACATTGGCCGAATCCACTCTTTCGTGACAAGGTCGAGGATGTGAGTGTCATTTACCTTCTTGAAGCCATCTGTGCCACCAAACACAATCATCTTGTTCCCAACAAGAACAGCACTGTGGCTATCTCTAGGTCCCGGCTTTTCGCCCGTGGTGGCGAGCTTGCTCCAGGCCATTTTCTCGAGGTCTAAACACACAACATCGCTGAAATGCAGCCCCCCACAACAGCCCTGAAAATGTGTTAAAACATACCATAATTATAATCATTTCAAACATAAACTTTTCAACAACGGCCTTCAAGGCAGTGTAACCAAAGTACAAGACTTGTATCATGTCAAGTATTGATCAAATAAACAGAATggaaattagaaatttagaatattcatgcattttcttaataaaagttATTTCTTTCAGTTAATCAAGTAATTCTTAACATGATAAAATTAGAGATTCTGCAATCTATACTTAAAACTAATTAACCATCAAGAGACGCCTAATTAAGAAAGTAATTACCTAAGataaaataactttaattaCTAACATTAAACTGATAAAATAAGAGTTTTccaataattaaaaactaagcTAAAAATGACCTTAAGAAGGTTAATCTTgcttaaaatgataaaatgagAGTTTTGCAATAATTAAAACTAACCAACATGAAACAAGAGTGAAGAGACatcaaagtaattaattaagataGATATTCCTCAGAACTTTTTTTcacccaaaaaagaaaaaaaaaagaaataagaaaatgaagttCTCAGATTTCAAAGGAATGGAAGAATGTTTCTATTGAAGTGCATGTTCTGGAAGTTTTGAAGCATAACACAAGGAGAGAAGAAGagcaagaacaacaacaaaaaaatgtgattttttctaTATTAAGAAAGCAGAAAGATGATTGTCAAAAAAACAAGCATTGTCCCCACTAAttacagaaagaaataaataaaacataggTGATGAGATGAATGAGGGAAAAAACTAAAATTCAGAGAAGAAAGTGTGTTTGGTTATTAGCCAAAGatagagaataaaaaaaaaaaataaacaaagattGGAAAGCAGAACTTGAGACAAGTTTAACTAAGTAATACTACTTATGATTATGAAAACTTTTCAGACATCATTAAATGACACAAAAGCACATTCTCAGTAgtaattagtaataaaataagaacaaaaaaataccccaaagataTACATAAGGGAATTGGAGAAGCAAGCAGAGTGACCCCATCTTTGAGAAGGATTGAAACCCAAAACCTTTGGATACAACCACATtgctcctttcttcttctttgcttcACTTTCAGCTACCATTGCCAAAGACCCCATTATGttattctccctctctttctttctctttctttaatAATAAGTAGTAAgtggtagtagtagtagttaGTGTTATTTATTGAGTTGACAAGGATGAATAAGAAatggagagaaagaaaaagatgaagaagtaGATGGACCCAAATGATGTATCAACTATCAATATCAATGTCAGTAAGCCAAGACATGAAAAGATGGCCTCTTTCAATTCCAAATCACTCCCAACTAACacacatacatatacatatatctaTACATACATATAAGTACACACATACTTACATGATTCTTGTCATTCTGAAAAAAACCACTTAAGacattactttattttttattttatttttttgtaattcatGCAATTGTGGTTATTTTAATAacgatatttttatataaaatttatattataaactattagataattcaattaaatatgtttaatagaatatatcaaattatttaataatttataatataatttttatataaaaatatcttcctAAAAATAGTcactttattaaattaatttcttgTAAATTGGAGTATTATTGTCTTTTTATATATGACATCATGATGAAACGGGATATTaagatatgatatgatatgatatgatataaaTGTATCTCCAAAAATTATAGTGGTTAtataatgttaaaaatatttaaaatatatttttaaaattaaaatatttattttcagaAGTGTATTAAAATATTGCATTGCAtatgtttttcttatttttttaatctaagtACAATTAAATGTATTTATGTACTAACcaaatgaaaatatatattactattcCTGTCTAATATTTGCGGTTATTGAAAATTGTAGCAGAAAAATTTTGTTGGTTAGATGTAGAAGCactataattgaataattttatgaaattaattttttttaaatataattgtaaaaTTTATGAAAGTTATAAATTTCTGCaatacactttttttttagCTGTATTTAGAATTACGATGGTTTACATACCactgtattttttaaaaaaatctattaattGTATTGCAGTGATTTTAAACTGTCGCAAAATAATTTAATCCTATTTTACGATAATTATACTAGTGGTTGCTAAAAATTGCCGTAAACACTAATTTCTGCACAATAATCCATACCAATTTATGAAACTGCTAGAATACATAAAGCGGTTTAAAACTGCCACAAATCCCAAAAACCGCTGCAATTTCTTCTGTGTGTTGAagtgatatataatttacattataataattaaagaatGAAATAAGCTAGaaactaattataaaattttaaagtcaaataaaatatgtataagATAATCACTATAAGCTCATCCACTAATGATATCTATTATTATGGTTATAGCAACATATAATATGGATAAGGATTTTTTTAGTTGGAGAGtaccttaattaattattttttcatattttatatggagtaataaatttttatagtgaagaaaaaattgatttatacTATAGTAgtaagaatttttcaaaaaaaaattgcttattctaataataataatatgatttacAATAGTTTGTGTTCAACTTTAATCGTAGTATAATATCTCtatttataacatttttaatGAGTGTCATTAACAATACCCCATGtaataatgtataaataaactatatgaacagtatatatatatattacaaaattgaAGAACTAGCATTAGATAAACATGGTTAGGCccaagtgaattttttttttcttttttaagaagTAAAATTTTCATTCATAAAAAATCCGAatgatatttataaattataaatagtaTAAGATTTATATctgataaaaaagataaatatccgTATCCGTTTCGAGAAATTATTATCTAACACGAGACGCACTATTcaattctataaaattttaaaaagtagaaACAGAAACAAATTTAAAGGCACAAATGATATTACCACACTACTAAAAACATATTTGTATGTACTGGATGGATAAGCTTCACGAACATTAACTAGTGATGTAAAATCATGGAATGTGACTATTGAAGGGGGAGTGTCAACAGAGAAGGATAGACCGATATTTTAATTTGTGgtagctaattttttttttaaaaaatttgtatcagattattaaatgaaattatttataacgaaaatttaatttttaatagatgtattatgaaaatattaatttgattttaactaAACTTTTGTATTAAATATACTATGTTTAggtttgttgttttttattttagtgtggGAGCATTTGAGTTTGTTTAGGGGTGGCAATGAGTAGGGTAGGGTTGGGTTTGGATCCAAACCTAATCCTATCCGCGGattgagatttttatataaactcaaCCTTATCATATCCGCGAGTTGAGAATATCTCGATCTTAACCCTACCCGCTCTTAATTTGTGGGTATCCGATCCTATCCGCGGATTATAGAAaagatacattattattatataatttgatgATAATTCAAAATAGAACTgacttttatgttaaaaaaatattaaattatcaattaatgattttttttagtggcaaaaaattttttgtatttaatgaaAGGTCTTTAGTTTAACATCtacttaaaacatatttttatataagtatatagcatatacatatataaagtgTGGATTGATCGGGTAGGGTTGAAGCTCAACCCACATCCTACCCTACCCGCACGAAAACCCTACCCGTATTCTACCCTACCTGCTACGGATCGAATTGGCAATCCTACCCGACTGGATGGGATCGGATTGGATACCCGCAGATAGAGTACATATTGCCACCcctaaatttgtttaaaatgaGGGTATTaaatctaattttaagtttttgatGTAATGATTCATTGACACACCCTTATATTTTACAGCATCTTACtaataaatatcttaaaattaaaacattaattaagaatatcatatataaataattttaatagaagatataaattaaatctaattttaatttttttatgtattgaaacattaaaaatttaaattatatttattttcttttattttttaaccaatatttttagaataattttttgctattttatattAAGTCCAGgtatgtttttatgttaaatgttTGAATAGTTAGGCTAATAataaaactttttcttttattacttcTTTAAACACTATTTTAATTACTTGTAAATAGTAATATGATTAGGGATTGatggattttttatttgtgaTTTTCTCTGTGCTGGTTCACCCAAGTCTCAAGGTGGGATGTAGATCTAGAAATGTCTATTTTCAAGGTTCTTTGGGGAAGTGTGTTAAGCTTTGTTTTGTGGAAATTCTTTTTAGTTTTGGGAAATGGGATGCTCTTGTTTACCTCAAAAAGGTCAAGTGTTTTATTACAGcagatttctttattttcttaaaaaagtaACTCTTCAGCTAgtagttcaaataaattaaaccaacaCTAGATTTATTACTTTCTCAggagatatatattttttatattaaataatctTACCATGCACTCTAGCACATTCTTTTATATTAATCTTAATTTTCAACATGAGTAATAGAAATAGCTCATGTTAGGAGTAGGGAGTTAGGgttcagaaaaagaaaaaaaaaatcgaacttatgaaatttaattaatttgggtTGAGTTAAATTGgatgagattttttttataaatgaattcgattcaattcaaaccaattaAATCCGTGATAAACCGATTCGGATAATTAAGTactctattaaaaattaaatttaaaaaaaattgcaaaaaaaaagaaaaaatggggGAAAATTATGCAAATatgtaattgtaaaaaaaaactacaatacatcattaaatttataattaagtaaatattatctaatatttataatttggcAAACtttatatctttaaaatttaaccaaaaaaaattacaaaataaaccacAAAACATAAGTTATTAAGTCTTTGAATATCATAAAATAAACTGGTAAGTGGTAAGTACATAAGTTATTAAGTTTAAACACGTTAAAaagtttgtatatatattttatcttttaaaatataatataaaactaATCGAATATATAATTGAGTTGGTTTGAATTTtacaatcataaaattgatatccaaatcaattaaagtAAGATTTAACTAAGTCATATCCGATTATATTTGATTAttcaataaattcaaaattaattaaattgggTTGAGCTGATTTTGATAGACTAATCAAATTATCTATATCTAAAACATCTCAAATAAGAGATCACACcattttatttgtattatatCACCAATAATAgttaataaaagtataaaacactaaaaattcttagaaaattagaaaacatTTAATTCATAATATACAACAAATATTAGTTTtccattatattttattttcacgCATACTTCTTACTAAATCATATTTCTTTAAAAGCATTCATATACATTATTTGAAACAAATTTTatcattattcttaaaatttgaacgCGAAATATCTTAATATAGATTATTTAATTTACTAGTAATATAGTATCAACTAGGAAGTAGGGATAGGACAAGTAGCAGATAGGAGAGAGtgaaaggaaataaaataaaaaaatattaaataataaattaaaaaaattaaattaataattaaaaataataaattttgataatcattaatatttttttaataaaataaaataaaataaaataaaaggtagAACAGAGGAGATGCGAGTCATGCGACGAACACGGGGGTATTGTCAGTGAATAATAGATGGCGGTAGCAGCAGATAGATAACAAAACTTAAGTCATAAACCTTAGAATTTTCAAAGCCTATACTACAATGTCCTgccttttctatttttcttgagCTCACACTCTCACTCTCACACACCACACCAGTCAATGTCAATGTGTCATAGTAACTTGAGCAAATAATTAGGATTTGTTTGGGTagctatataaaaaaatatattcttttaactagtttttttaaagtattttttttaatgattttaagaaaataaatataatttgatgtttaaatattttatataaaaatatttttatttattaattaaatttgagtataataataattctttattttgtttttctaatatttttagtttactattaaaaatttattgaagacactaaaagaaggaaaaaatatttttattgaaaaaaattatttttaataacttaATGAAACTCAAACAAATGTTTAGATTAAAACAGGAAAAATTATTTGAGTAAACTACCCGAttcaacattaaaaaaaaatcaccaaAAAGTATATTTGAATTACTAagttattaataaaagtattatttaaatttattaacaataaaaatgttttaactattttaaaatgtgataaaataaacaaataatatgtatatatgtgtatgAGACAAATGATTAAATCTGCTTATACAACACCTGCAATACATAGCTGATCCTAAACttggataaaggaggagggttatGTTAGATCTTTGATAgccaacataaaaatttagtcgAATTTTTTTGACATggatcaaagacattattgcaTGCGCTAAAACTAGGTCGTTGTTCGGAAACAATGCACTGTATGTCTCGCGTACAGTGTCAAATGAGTAAGAGTCGCTGCATTGGTGTTCGGATATAATGTTAAATGAGTAAGGATTCCCGTGTTCTCGTGAATGAGTAAGGGTAAATAAACTAGTTCACAAATAAAAAGGTAAAGGTAAAGGTCGGAGCGACAGAAGATTGAGATTTGAGACATAAAATATAGGTACTCTAATAGGAAAATTcatggaggtggtggatacCACAACAAGGAGAAAGATTAACATCATGTATctacaagaaacaaaatgggTCGGTGCGAAGGCTAAGAAGTTGGATACCATTGGGTTCAGATTTTAGTATACAGGAAAGGCGAAGAATAGGAATGAGATAGGTATTATTGTGGACAAACAGTGAAAGAAGGACGTAGTagatgtcaagagggtgggtGATCGGaccatctctatcaaacttgtggtggaaaGAGGTACTTTTCATATGATCAACGCCTATGCACCacaagtgggttcggacgagCAATACAATATAAGGTTTTGGGAagatctagagagtttggtccAAGACATATCTTCGGGAGAAAatattttcttaggaggagatttaaatggccatgttggaAGAGAAGTGACTGGGTTTGGAAATATTTACGGAGGTCATGATTTCGAGGAGGTCAATATCgaggataaaattattttggactTGTCCTCAACTTTTGAccttctcatcgcaaatacatgcTTTAAAAAGAGATATGAACACCTTATAACCTATAAAAGTGTTATGACAAGCTCTTAAATTGACTTTTTCTTATTGAGGAGAGTCGatcaaaaattttgtattaattataaaattatttcgaGAGAGAGTTTAACAAAACAACATAGGATACTCGTCATGAATTTTCGCGTTGaataaaaattgagaaaaaagaCATTATATGAAGAATCCAAGGACGAAGTTGTGGCGGATAAAAGGTGAAGAACAAAGAAACTTCATAAGGGTAGGAGAAGAGGTAAAGTGGGAAGGGGATGGAAGTGCAAAGGAGGTGTGGAGGGAGATGgtagaagttattagaagaacaacaaaagaaagTTTCGGTGAATCTAGAGGGATAGGACTAAGGGACAAGGAGTCTTGGTGGTGGAATGCGAatgtacaagaaaagataaagacaaAAACGgagtgctttaaagagtggtctttgtttcgcaatgcagataattgggaaaaaaatataaagcgactaagaaagagacaaaagtggctgtaagtgaagcaagaatAATGGCATATGaggtctctaccagtctttaggcacgaaggaaggagaaaaaggtatatatagaatcacAAAGCGTCgtcaaagaagaaagagaaatttagatcaggttaagtgcataaagataaagatagagagatTTTGGCTCAAGATGAGAAGATTAATAAAAGGTAGAAGAGtagctacttctacgagttatttaataaaGGACAGAAGACTCTTTCGAGTTTTGGTCAATTATGCGTGAGAGAAGAAGATCAAAATTTTGACTATTATCaaaggattcgagacttcggGGTAACAGAGGATCTAAAGTAGATGAAAAATGACAAGGCAGTAGGACCCGATAATATTCCGATTGAAgtttggaagggtcttggagaGAAAGGCATTAGTTGGTTAACTAAgcttttttaatgaaattttaaggtcaaagaagatgacAGATAAGTGGACAAAGAGCATCTTgatacctatctacaagaataatgGGTATATACAGAGTTGCGAAAACTATAGAATGATCAAACTCATGAGCCATACCATGAAGTTATGAAAAAAGGTGATAGAATGGAAGTTGAGACAaaagacacaagtaacagagaaccaatttggtttTATGCCAGGAAAATCCACTACTAAAGTTACATActtattaagaaggatgatggagagatATCGTAGTCATAAAAAgaatctacatatggtgtttattaaTTTGGAAAAAACATACGATAAGGtgccaagggaggtcttatggaaggttttggAAAACAAGAGAGTAAGGATCAcatatattcgtgcaattaaagacatgtatgatggagTTACAACTAGGATGAAGACTCAAGATGGTGTGATAGAggaattttctattggtataggattacaacAGGGATcctccttaagtccataccttatcacgttagtcttggaagtactcacagagcatatccaagagcctgtgccatggtgcatatTTTTTGTCGATGATATCGTTCTTATAGGAGAGTCAAGAggagacctaaataagaagttggatttATACTaagaagctctagaagtgtatggtctgtgTATAAGCCGTAGTAAGAgagaatatatggaatgtaagttcggcTATCGAAGAAAAAACCCTAATACAAAGGTAAAGATTGGAGAAAATATcctacaaaaaattaaaagttttaagtatcttgggtacATCATACAgaataatggagagattgaataGGATGCATGTAAATCATAAGATCCAagtaggttggtcaaaatggtggAGTGCATTTggttttatatgtgacaaaaaaagtggctttaaaacttaaaagtaaattctatcgcactgcTATTAGATCGGCTATGCTTTAAGGTACAGAGTGTTGGACGGCCAAAGGAGAGTACGAACATAAGttaagtgtggcagagatgaagatgttgagatagatgagtggtcatacgagattggatagaataaggaatgaagatataagagagagagttggagtagcacctattGTAAAAAAGATGGTAGAATCGCATTTCAAGTGGTTTGGACATATGAGAAAAAGACCGACAGAGCACCCAGTCAGGAGGgtagatgagatggaagatggacaaggagtgaaaggcagaggaagacctaggaagaccatccatgaggtggtcaaatgaGATCTATATGTAAATAATTTCTCTGTAGAAATGATACATGATAGAGCTCAACGACATCGTTTGATCCATGTAGTCGACCGACCCCATCTAATGGGACAAGACTTTGTTGTATGAGACAAATGATTTTAGTATTTAGcaatttatttgtatatttgatctgaaattttaaaaaaatatttgaataaatatttaaaacataCATGCAAAAAACCAAATTTTGAtctctattatttttcattttttaaaatattttttatcatttataaaaaaaaattaaaatatctacTATACAtaaaatcattaaattttgatgataaaattatcttatttttttatcatacttaaagaaaatatatcaaaattatgcTTCGCATAGAGATAAGTTTTTACATTATCTATTTTATCCTATATAATACTTGTTCTATTGATAGTAAAATTTGAACATcattcaaatataaattaaattgaaaaataagttatatAATCTCAGATATAAtgcaggataatggagagattgaacagaatataaatcataggatccaagtaggttggtcaaaatggtggAGTGCATTTAgttttatatgtgacaaaaaaatttttttgaaactttaaagtaaattctatcgcactgaTATTAGACCGGTTATGCTTTAACATACAGAGTGTTTGGTGACCAAAGGGGAGTACGAACATAAGTTAAGTGTAGTAGAGataaagatgttgagatggatgagtggtcatacacgattggatagaataaggaacgaatatataagagagagagagttggagtagcacctattgtggaaaagatggtagaATCGCATCTcaagtggtttggacatgtgagaaaaAGACCGACAGAATACCCAGTCAAGAGGGTGAATGAAATGGAAGATAAAAGATGGACAAGGAATGAAAGGGAGAGGAAGATCTAAGAAGACCATTTATGAGGTGGTCAAATGAGATCTATAATGATTTCTctatagacatgatacatgatagagTTCAATAACATTGTTTGATCCATGTAGCGACCCTACTAATAGGacaagactttgttgttgttattgcaGTTGTTGTTATTATATGAGACAAATGATTTTAATATTTAGCAACTTATTt encodes the following:
- the LOC107465194 gene encoding uncharacterized protein LOC107465194 isoform X1, with protein sequence MGSLAMVAESEAKKKKGAMWLYPKVLGFNPSQRWGHSACFSNSLMYIFGGCCGGLHFSDVVCLDLEKMAWSKLATTGEKPGPRDSHSAVLVGNKMIVFGGTDGFKKVNDTHILDLVTKEWIRPMCHGTPPSPRESHTATLVGDKKIVIFGGSGEGEANYLNDLHILDLRTMKWSSPLLKGEFPVPRDSHTTLAIGNKLVVYGGDCGDHYHGDLSMLDMETMTWSKLKIQGSSPGVRAGHAAVNIGTKVYIIGGVGDNRYYNDIWVFDICTCLWTQLDAGGQQPQGRFSHTAIVMDMDIAMFGGRCGEDERPLNELLVLQLGGEHPIGGHNISMCKVFGTYWNQEKRTIPEADNNLNMPPTEGLGKWGCELVSEKAQPYQFDSGILQQKRRRIAAAKVWDVDSEQEEHSLSHSQHSSPSQSDQEQTPGQKVNASAMDSQRYHLFKHINRIPSNENGLSNKKSLSLNNVTQRSPQPPDLHLLDHQQKQEAADQKPVARGHVQHLIGAEVRGKVDGAFDSGLLMTATVNGRIFRGVLFAPGAGTSSAEPNCSLPCSFSSPHHQTLMNTNQVEILRHYSKQVANNNNNNNSSHVESYNGRQDLIATRPFPIMRGTNNGSLSRDHNNNNSNKMRSDLQGLALTLGGPGSSGNNA
- the LOC107465194 gene encoding uncharacterized protein LOC107465194 isoform X3, which gives rise to MGSLAMVAESEAKKKKGAMWLYPKGCCGGLHFSDVVCLDLEKMAWSKLATTGEKPGPRDSHSAVLVGNKMIVFGGTDGFKKVNDTHILDLVTKEWIRPMCHGTPPSPRESHTATLVGDKKIVIFGGSGEGEANYLNDLHILDLRTMKWSSPLLKGEFPVPRDSHTTLAIGNKLVVYGGDCGDHYHGDLSMLDMETMTWSKLKIQGSSPGVRAGHAAVNIGTKVYIIGGVGDNRYYNDIWVFDICTCLWTQLDAGGQQPQGRFSHTAIVMDMDIAMFGGRCGEDERPLNELLVLQLGGEHPIGGHNISMCKVFGTYWNQEKRTIPEADNNLNMPPTEGLGKWGCELVSEKAQPYQFDSGILQQKRRRIAAAKVWDVDSEQEEHSLSHSQHSSPSQSDQEQTPGQKVNASAMDSQRYHLFKHINRIPSNENGLSNKKSLSLNNVTQRSPQPPDLHLLDHQQKQEAADQKPVARGHVQHLIGAEVRGKVDGAFDSGLLMTATVNGRIFRGVLFAPGAGTSSAEPNCSLPCSFSSPHHQTLMNTNQVEILRHYSKQVANNNNNNNSSHVESYNGRQDLIATRPFPIMRGTNNGSLSRDHNNNNSNKMRSDLQGLALTLGGPGSSGNNA
- the LOC107465194 gene encoding uncharacterized protein LOC107465194 isoform X2, with the translated sequence MGSLAMVAESEAKKKKGAMWLYPKVLGFNPSQRWGHSACFSNSLMYIFGGCCGGLHFSDVVCLDLEKMAWSKLATTGEKPGPRDSHSAVLVGNKMIVFGGTDGFKKVNDTHILDLVTKEWIRPMCHGTPPSPRESHTATLVGDKKIVIFGGSGEGEANYLNDLHILDLRTMKWSSPLLKGEFPVPRDSHTTLAIGNKLVVYGGDCGDHYHGDLSMLDMETMTWSKLKIQGSSPGVRAGHAAVNIGTKVYIIGGVGDNRYYNDIWVFDICTCLWTQLDAGGQQPQGRFSHTAIVMDMDIAMFGGCGEDERPLNELLVLQLGGEHPIGGHNISMCKVFGTYWNQEKRTIPEADNNLNMPPTEGLGKWGCELVSEKAQPYQFDSGILQQKRRRIAAAKVWDVDSEQEEHSLSHSQHSSPSQSDQEQTPGQKVNASAMDSQRYHLFKHINRIPSNENGLSNKKSLSLNNVTQRSPQPPDLHLLDHQQKQEAADQKPVARGHVQHLIGAEVRGKVDGAFDSGLLMTATVNGRIFRGVLFAPGAGTSSAEPNCSLPCSFSSPHHQTLMNTNQVEILRHYSKQVANNNNNNNSSHVESYNGRQDLIATRPFPIMRGTNNGSLSRDHNNNNSNKMRSDLQGLALTLGGPGSSGNNA